In Hermetia illucens chromosome 1, iHerIll2.2.curated.20191125, whole genome shotgun sequence, one genomic interval encodes:
- the LOC119661131 gene encoding uncharacterized protein LOC119661131, whose translation MDNDRPEDITSIIGSHGTTYMWQICSKIFTYNLSSPMVGQIDVPCRNWFLDALERCSDMVFLRPEPKVHTWLFDQVMNLRFYIFPRGETSITTNPPHIRMHPEMLTKSDCNHLFVEAAKDYIEIAPRYSMCLEDNLHYVTFLKALFGLFTIYLICLFLRSIFRRKWWRMPKVETFKRTPLTSEEETLERKMRWLNDRSLTRQKFEVNHFKIEKTNARKIYCDPPTIAIKVKKKHLSEALFSLVKTDPIVDEQRNGFSRSEVTKSRGYAIHKLNLFLNNKTYCRVVLDIGYEEDDSDSDPGTRFFKNGKNYSAGDQLCSQSRCKESTMDESADTSSASSIKYPCEYSRPRRYCSKYKHTYLQSIGWGERGTSSIPTYRDSLTRKDSSNSVSILLRKDSRILNRKASDMQRGSRSSTPSVSVEACIGSTRITKV comes from the exons ATGGATAATGACCGCCCAGAAGATATCACGAGCATAATAGGATCTCAC GGAACTACTTATATGTGGCAGATTTGTAGTAAAATTTTTACATATAATCTCTCCAGTCCGATGGTTGGTCAAATCGACGTACCTTGCAGGAATTGGTTCTTGGACGCCTTGGAACGATGCTCGGATATGGTTTTCCTTCGTCCTGAACCCAAAGTGCATACCTGGCTTTTTGATCAAGTAATGAATCTGCGCTTTTACATTTTTCCTCGTGGTGAAACTTCCATAACAACGAACCCCCCTCATATCCGCATGCATCCGGAAATGCTGACGAAGTCAGATTGCAACCATTTGTTCGTCGAAGCAGCGAAGGACTATATTGAAATTGCGCCAAGATACAGCATGTGTCTGGAGGACAACTTACATTATGTGACGTTTCTGAAAGCCCTTTTTGGGTTATTCACAATTTATTTGATATGTCTTTTCTTGCGAAGTATATTTAGAAGGAAATGGTGGAGAATGCCTAAAGTAGAAACCTTCAAAAGGACCCCACTCACTTCAGAAGAAGAAACATTGGAAAGGAAGATGCGTTGGTTGAATGATCGAAGTCTAACACGACAGAAGTTCGAGGTGAATCATTTCAAAATCGAGAAAACCAACGCCAGGAAAATCTATTGTGATCCCCCAACAATAGcaataaaagtgaaaaagaaGCATCTTTCAGAAGCCCTATTTTCTCTGGTAAAGACAGATCCTATTGTGGATGAGCAGAGGAATGGGTTCTCCAGGAGTGAAGTTACTAAGAGCAGGGGCTACGCAATACACAAGCTCAATTTATTTCTCAATAATAAAACCTATTGCCGTGTGGTGTTGGATATAGGTTACGAGGAGGACGACTCCGACTCTGATCCTGGTACGCGCTTCTTTAAAAATGGAAAGAATTACTCAGCAGGCGATCAACTTTGTTCTCAGTCACGGTGCAAGGAAAGTACTATGGACGAATCGGCAGACACTAGCTCAGCTAGCTCAATTAAGTATCCTTGTGAATATAGCAGGCCCAGACGGTACTGCAGTAAGTACAAGCACACTTACCTCCAATCGATAGGCTGGGGAGAGCGCGGAACATCGTCGATTCCCACCTATCGGGACTCATTGACAAGGAAAGATTCCTCGAATAGTGTGTCAATTTTGCTGCGAAAGGACTCTCGCATTTTGAACCGGAAAGCATCAGATATGCAAAGGGGAAGTCGGAGCAGCACCCCTAGTGTATCCGTGGAAGCATGTATAGGAAGTACCAGAATCACAAAAGTCTAG